One Geotrypetes seraphini chromosome 15, aGeoSer1.1, whole genome shotgun sequence genomic window carries:
- the RCN2 gene encoding reticulocalbin-2 translates to MAHVLERVESLQMLLLFFGVCITLSGAHFQHSHSPSSEEHYVDGAHNAEYDREAFFGGEEELEEFAKLSPEEQLLRLKSIIKKIDSNSDGFLTEDELSSWIQQSFKHYTAEEAKQQFVEYDKDGNGLVTWEEYNIQMYDHVIDFDENTVLKDEEEESFRQIHLKDKKRFNRANRDGDPGLNLTEFTDFEHPEDVDYMSDFVIEEALEEHDKNGDGSVDLDEFLGDYNRDPDTQEDPEWILVEKDRFVNDYDKDHDGTLNPQELLSWVTPNNQGIAQEEAFHLIEEIDKDGDKKLSEAEILENYELFLSSEATDYGRQLRDEHFFHEEL, encoded by the exons ATGGCTCACG TGCTTGAACGTGTGGAGAGTTTGCAAATGTTGCTGCTGTTCTTTGGTGTGTGTATCACACTTTCTGGGGCTCACTTTCAACACTCACACAGTCCCAGTAGTGAAGAACATTATGTGGACGGAGCGCACAATGCAGAATATGATAGGGAAGCCTTCTTTGGTGGAGAG GAAGAGTTAGAAGAATTTGCCAAACTCAGCCCTGAAGAGCAGCTGCTAAGACTGAAAAGCATCATCAAGAAAATTGATTCAAACTCAGATGGCTTTCTTACTGAAG ATGAGCTGAGTTCCTGGATCCAGCAATCATTTAAACATTATACAGCTGAAGAAGCTAAACAGCAGTTTGTGGAGTATGATAAAGATGGCAATGGACTTGTAACGTGGGAAGAGTATAATATTCAAATGTATGACCATGTGATTGACTTTGATGAGAATACAGTCTTGAAAGATGAAGAGGAGGAGTCATTTAGGCAG ATTCACTTGAAAGACAAGAAACGGTTTAATCGAGCCAACAGAGATGGAGATCCTGGTCTAAATTTAACAGAATTTACAGATTTTGAACACCCTGAAGATGTTGATTATATGTCG GATTTTGTGATTGAGGAGGCTTTAGAAGAGCATGATAAAAATGGCGATGGATCTGTTGACTTGGATGAATTCCTTGGTGACTACAACAGAGATCCAG ATACGCAGGAAGACCCGGAATGGATACTTGTTGAGAAGGATCGGTTTGTGAATGATTACGACAAGGACCACGATGGCACGCTCAACCCTCAGGAGCTTCTGTCTTGGGTCACTCCCAATAATCAGGGCATTGCACAAGAGGAG gcattCCATCTTATAGAAGAAATAGACAAAGATGGTGACAAGAAGCTTTCTGAAGCAGAAATTCTTGAAAACTATGAGTTATTTCTCAGCAGTGAAGCCACGGACTATGGCAGGCAACTTCGCGATGAGCATTTCTTCCATGAGGAACTTTAG